One Acidiferrobacter thiooxydans DNA window includes the following coding sequences:
- the nudB gene encoding dihydroneopterin triphosphate diphosphatase: MAGGGPSSFKRPESVLVVIFTTPGEVLLLRRADHVEFWQSVTGSLEWCEEDRLATACRELFEETGIVAETGWRDWEVSHRYEIFPQWRHRYRPGTLHNTEHVFSLELPGRVPVALRPAEHVAYEWLAWPAAVARVTSASNRWALEALGRERGFLPS, encoded by the coding sequence ATGGCCGGCGGCGGGCCATCATCTTTCAAGCGACCGGAATCGGTCCTGGTGGTGATCTTTACCACCCCGGGCGAGGTGCTGTTGTTGCGCCGGGCCGACCATGTCGAGTTCTGGCAGTCGGTGACCGGCAGCCTTGAGTGGTGTGAGGAGGACCGGCTCGCGACGGCCTGCCGGGAGCTCTTTGAGGAGACCGGTATCGTGGCCGAGACCGGCTGGCGCGATTGGGAGGTGAGTCACCGCTATGAGATCTTCCCGCAATGGCGGCATCGCTATCGTCCGGGTACCCTGCACAATACCGAGCACGTCTTTTCGCTGGAGCTGCCGGGGCGGGTGCCGGTGGCGCTCCGGCCCGCTGAGCATGTGGCCTACGAATGGCTCGCGTGGCCGGCGGCCGTGGCGCGCGTGACCTCGGCGAGCAACCGCTGGGCCCTGGAGGCCCTGGGTCGTGAGCGGGGATTCCTGCCCTCCTAA
- a CDS encoding esterase/lipase family protein — protein sequence MSGDSCPPNEKVVLVPGLWFGRPALWLLAWRLRRHGLRAILYRYDARSAALPAAREALAHLMAVSGAHYVVGYSLGGIVVADFCRYHPRAYERAVVLGAPFRGSRAARRLYRCPAVRGLFGVAAPVLVHGLRLGAIPRFGVVTGLKPYGLARCLLAGGAHDGVLRACETRLRGARDAVALPLSHAGLVMSRVSARVIGTYLACGRFGD from the coding sequence GTGAGCGGGGATTCCTGCCCTCCTAACGAAAAAGTGGTGCTGGTGCCCGGTTTGTGGTTTGGTCGGCCGGCGCTCTGGTTGCTGGCATGGCGGCTGCGCCGCCATGGTCTGCGCGCGATCCTCTACCGATATGACGCACGGAGCGCGGCGTTGCCGGCGGCGCGTGAGGCGCTGGCGCATTTGATGGCCGTGAGCGGCGCTCATTATGTCGTCGGCTACAGCCTCGGAGGCATCGTAGTCGCGGATTTTTGTCGGTATCATCCGCGGGCCTATGAGCGCGCCGTGGTCCTGGGTGCGCCCTTTCGGGGGAGCCGCGCGGCGCGGCGGCTCTACCGTTGTCCGGCCGTGCGCGGATTGTTCGGGGTCGCGGCCCCAGTCCTGGTCCACGGCCTGCGGCTCGGTGCGATACCGCGGTTTGGTGTAGTGACCGGTCTCAAACCATACGGTTTGGCGCGATGTTTGTTGGCGGGAGGGGCACACGACGGTGTCCTTCGGGCATGCGAGACCCGTTTACGGGGCGCACGCGATGCGGTAGCGTTGCCGCTGTCGCATGCGGGCCTTGTCATGAGTCGTGTGAGCGCGCGCGTCATCGGCACCTATCTTGCGTGCGGGCGCTTTGGGGATTGA
- a CDS encoding YebC/PmpR family DNA-binding transcriptional regulator: MAGHSKWANIRFRKGVQDAKRGKIFTKAIREITIAARVGGGDVSHNPRLRLAIDRALGQNMPKDNIERAIKRGTGELEGAHYEEIQYEGYGPAGAAVLVACTTDNRNRTAGEVRHAFSKHGGNLGTEGSVAYLFEKRGVLMFADGDEEALLEAALEAGADDIAAVPGEGVEVLTAPDKMMSVREGLVQRGLTPSSVEIVIRPLTDVVLAGEDAERVMKLLEALEDLDDVQTVYTNATFMEESA; this comes from the coding sequence ATGGCCGGGCATAGCAAATGGGCCAATATTCGGTTTCGCAAGGGCGTTCAGGACGCCAAGCGCGGCAAGATCTTCACGAAGGCGATCCGCGAGATCACGATAGCCGCGCGCGTAGGCGGTGGTGACGTATCCCACAACCCGCGGCTGCGGCTTGCGATCGATCGGGCGTTAGGGCAAAACATGCCCAAGGACAATATCGAGCGCGCCATAAAGCGTGGCACGGGCGAACTGGAGGGTGCCCATTACGAGGAGATCCAGTACGAGGGTTACGGACCGGCCGGCGCTGCGGTGCTGGTGGCATGTACCACGGACAACCGCAATCGGACGGCAGGCGAGGTGCGGCACGCATTCAGCAAGCACGGCGGGAACCTGGGAACGGAGGGGTCGGTCGCCTATCTGTTCGAAAAGCGCGGCGTGCTAATGTTTGCGGATGGCGACGAGGAGGCCTTGCTGGAGGCCGCGCTGGAGGCCGGTGCGGACGATATCGCGGCGGTGCCGGGCGAGGGGGTCGAGGTGCTGACCGCGCCCGACAAGATGATGAGCGTCCGCGAAGGGCTCGTGCAGCGTGGCCTTACACCGTCTTCGGTGGAAATCGTCATCCGGCCGCTCACCGATGTGGTGCTGGCCGGCGAGGATGCGGAGCGGGTGATGAAGCTTCTGGAGGCGCTGGAGGACCTTGATGATGTCCAGACGGTCTATACCAACGCCACCTTCATGGAGGAATCGGCATAA
- the ruvC gene encoding crossover junction endodeoxyribonuclease RuvC: MMRVLGVDPGSRRTGFGIVDDQGGRPGYVACGVVVSISGTVAERLHRIFSGLAEVVEHYRPDVCAVERVFLARNPDSALKLGQARGAALVALAGAGLDVHEYTALQIKKATVGVGHADKGQVQHMMRALLGLSAQPSADAADALACALCHLHESQGLQSRTRAISP; this comes from the coding sequence GTGATGCGGGTCTTGGGTGTAGACCCCGGATCGCGACGCACGGGATTTGGGATCGTCGACGATCAGGGGGGGCGGCCGGGCTATGTGGCCTGCGGCGTGGTGGTCTCGATATCGGGGACCGTGGCCGAGCGCCTGCACCGGATCTTCTCCGGGCTCGCCGAGGTGGTCGAACACTATCGGCCGGATGTGTGCGCGGTAGAGAGGGTGTTCTTGGCCCGCAATCCCGATAGCGCCCTGAAGCTTGGTCAGGCGCGCGGGGCGGCGCTGGTCGCCCTCGCCGGCGCCGGCCTTGATGTCCACGAGTACACGGCCCTGCAGATCAAGAAGGCGACGGTGGGGGTGGGTCATGCCGACAAGGGTCAGGTGCAGCACATGATGCGCGCCTTGTTGGGGCTCTCGGCGCAGCCCTCGGCGGATGCCGCCGACGCCCTGGCCTGTGCCCTCTGCCACCTGCACGAGAGCCAGGGCCTCCAATCGCGGACCCGGGCGATATCCCCATGA
- the ruvA gene encoding Holliday junction branch migration protein RuvA, with amino-acid sequence MLFEVQGVAYEVDLPLSTFGELPAVGEVVLYTHLVVREDAHLLYGFLTAERRAWFRLLLKVNGVGPRVALALLSGLTDEELGACVHDGNVARLTRVPGIGRKTAERLLVELSGKVPSGGRTVTSRRDEAVGALQTLGYNEREAQAAVERAEKVAGPAASGETLIREALRGMVR; translated from the coding sequence GTGCTTTTCGAGGTCCAGGGGGTGGCCTACGAGGTGGATCTTCCGCTCTCGACCTTCGGCGAATTGCCGGCGGTCGGCGAAGTGGTCTTGTATACGCACCTCGTGGTCCGCGAGGACGCGCATCTTCTGTACGGGTTTCTCACGGCGGAGCGCCGTGCCTGGTTCCGGCTACTCCTTAAGGTCAACGGTGTCGGTCCGCGCGTGGCCCTGGCGCTGCTCTCGGGACTCACCGACGAGGAACTGGGGGCGTGCGTGCATGACGGCAACGTGGCGCGGCTTACGCGCGTGCCGGGAATCGGCCGCAAGACCGCCGAGCGCCTGCTCGTGGAATTGAGCGGAAAGGTGCCGTCGGGCGGACGAACGGTGACAAGTCGCCGCGATGAGGCGGTCGGTGCCTTGCAGACGCTCGGTTACAATGAGCGCGAGGCGCAGGCCGCTGTGGAGCGGGCGGAGAAGGTCGCGGGGCCGGCCGCCTCAGGCGAGACGCTCATCCGCGAGGCGCTCAGGGGAATGGTGCGATGA